GGCGTCCAGCGCATCCTTGACTTGGTTGGAGTAGTGTCTGAAGAAGGTAAATTGTCACTGCAAAGTTCATCCACGTTGAAAGAATTTGATCTGTTTTTCTGCCCATGAAAATATGCATAATTTGATGGTGTTGTACTTGCATCAGCTGCCTGCAAATGAGGTGGTGACTTCATTAAGCATGTGGGACAAAATCAACAACATTATCTGAAAAAGGTTGGATCTGGAGCTGCAAGGCGGAGTGGAGTTCTCCCAAACGGGGCCCTAAGTACAATGATGAAGTGCTGGTCATCGTATTGTTTTGCAGTTAGTAAAGCCAAGAGAAAAGAGAGGAGTCAGGAGACTGAAAACTCCTAGAATAATTACAGCAAATCACCACGCAAAAGAAACAGTCAAATGAGATGGATACCTTAAGCACAGATCCACCAGATCCTGAACTTCTCAGAAATTGCTCTGAACTCCCAGATGAGTACCACTCTTTTTGCTCCGCAAGGTGGGTAATATGATCAATTGTAATGATCTCTTGGCTTTGCTGGCTAACAATCACGTTTCGCCGATCCGAAACATCAATGGTTGCTGGATATTCAAATACTCCTGGGAGTGGTTCTTGACCCCACCTTATCTCTTCAGATACTTTGGGATAGGCCATCCTCAAATAATCTGGATTACCCGTGTATGATGAATGTGCTGATGGTAGTGAAGTGTCACAACCAGATATTGCAGTAACATGTGATCCAAAAGACAGTTTCCCTCCAGGTGATCCATTGTTGATACGAAGATCTGAAGTGAAATTGGAAGGTGATACATATGGCTGACATAAGGTATCGAATGAGGTGATAGAACTACTGCACAGATCCCTTTGACTGTAAGATGTCCTATACTCTGGAAAACTAGGAACTATGACTTCAGAGAGTACTGGTACTATATTAATATCTGATGAAAGAAACCGAGGAACTTCTCCATTGCGAAACTGACTCATTATTGCTGTATGGCCGTGTGCAATACCCCTTGGATGATCCACCTCAGTCCATTAAGATGgacctttgatcatatcattggggAAGTGTATGGGCCTATCCAATTCTAACTTGGATATTGAAGAAATATTTTTCCTGCTCTTGTTCAGTCGTTGAGatggtcgcgagatcttatgggttcacctctagcctaccccaacttgtttgggactaaaggctttgttgttgttgttgttcagtcGTTGAGATAATTGGAGTGTCTTATTTTCCAAGGTTCCTTATTAGCGAGAATTTGTCTTctaggaatatgcaagccaatacACAATTATTACTGTAAGCCCCCAAATAGCAAATCAGCGAGGTTCTTCAAATTGTGAATATCAAGCAGGTTATGTATCTTCGTAAAGAAAAATCGTAGTTGAACACCGGAAACATGATGTGAATCGCACATTGGTAAGGCCAGTTATACTTCTAGAGACCGAGAGTAAACTCAAGATTGtaatcaagaagtagcaggaagccAGGAACAAACTGCAAAGGATTGAAACACATGTGCAACCTGATTTGCAGATTCAACCCCTCCTTAAACATAAAAGATAAAAAGCAAAGAAGTATTCAAAACTGAACAGAACAAGCCCCAACTATTGCAGCAATTTCCAAACGGAACATAATTAACGAAATAGAAGAACCAATAACTAATATTCTTTTTTGAAGGGAAAACAAATAACTAATCTGAGAGAGAAATCTGACAAAAGAATTGCAAAAAAGAAGAGTAACTTGATGTGGATTCTGCGTTGCTGTTACAGAATTAGTTGAACCTATGTTGAAACTTACTTGTTTCTTCGGAGAATGGAATCGGAGAAGAACAGGGCTTAAAGTCTTAAGCAAGGATGTGATACAAGGGTCATTGCAGGGGCTAAGAATGGAAAGAAGTTCCATTCGTTGTGTGCATATGGGAGGGTAGGTGGGAGCTATGGCTCTAGAGGGGGACCCTGAATCTGCTAAATGTATCTAAAAATTTCTATAACCATCAAGCTGATAGTCTACCAATATTTTAAACTGACTccattttattttaaaaatggGGACCACATGGAGTTCCTTCCTGTGTAATGGATATTTTAAAACCTGCCAGCTCTTGACTTATTGTATGCATCAACCACCCAGAGGTAGATTGATTAGAAAAAAATTAAAGCTTTACAAGGCTGAACATAGATATACATGCTGCCAAGCTGGATTGATGGTACTGCAAAGGGAACTATGGCAGCAGATATACagcttagtctcaaaaaagaaaaagatatacaGCTGCTAGTTTGGTCTGACCGAAATACAGATGTGAATTAACCTATTACACTGATCAGTTAGGAAGTTGTAAAAGAAAACTGACACGGTTACATTAAAGCAATTTCAGTAAATGGTAGAGCTATCTTGCCCAGGCCTTATGCTTGGTTCTAAACCATGTGGATGAAGCAATATTCCATTAGACAATAAGCTTGCAATCATGGAGTATCTTTTTAACAACTAGGTGCTTTGGAGTTGACAAACCAAATTTGGCATGTAACAGAAGGTTGTATAAAAGCTGGCATGACAACGTCTCTTTCTAAATTACCTTATCCAAAACTATGCATCTTCTCACTTTTTGTATGAAAAGGGACAGCTGGAATACAGCATTTCATAAATAGTTTATTAATCATGCTTTAGAGTTCTGACCTGGTGCAGGTGGAGTCTAGAAGCACTAAAAGGCAAAATAATAGGCAAACAAATGTCAGCTGCTTATTGGTTAGATGCAAACTGGAAAACGGTTATCTTCTATAACTCCGTCAAAGAAAAGAAATAACAATCCCGCTGTTGATTTAAGTAGATCAACAATATGTGCATCATGTGATACGAAATCGATATGTCATTCATATTTTAAAACATTGTCCTATCGTTGTGAATCTGTAACTATGAAGACTTCTTGTACAAGTTTATGGCCAAAGTTTGACTTTTAAAAGCATGGACACCTTATGTAGAtcaacagagggagtactttggttggtctttattttcttttcttataATGGGATTCGCCTACCATGAATCTACCAGCCTACCAGGCTAGATTAAAGAGACCGGTTTGAATGAAaatcaaaataaatagaaaaatatgGCAGACATCAGCCAAACCACAACTGTCCAACAAATACCCTAGAAGACCTATCTCTCGTTGGCCCAAAAAACATGACCAAAAGATAAGAAAAAGCATGATGAAAATAAATCACCTACAGTAAACATGGGTTGGACCAGAATATAGGTGTAATTCATCATAGATTGTCAACTTGGAAGGCAgaaaaggagggaaaaagaccTATTCGGTCTTCATATTTTACCCGTTTATATGAAGCCACTGTCGATCAATAACAGTTTTCAACTTTTTATCATGCAGAAAGTGTATTGATTTCCTGCTGTTTAACGTTCATCATATCACCGTCAATGCACATGCAAAACAATTTACTGCAGCCAGCCTGGAAAATCAATTACTTGGAGTTGAAGTGCACATTGCAAATCGCATGTATTGTCTTGAACTACCGCCACTACTGAACCAttagatgaggttgttgaacatgGAAAGCGTAGAGACATTGAATCCTTTCAGCAACCTCACCTAAAATGAAGAACAGGTATTTTTAGAGAGTTCGGAGCACTGGATATTTGTTCATTTGAAATTTGAGAAACAAAGTAGTTACAACTATGAAACTACTTACAGCTATCATGTTGCTCTATTCCATCTCTTCTGCAATTACATTTCCTGAAATTGAAGGAGTAACATTTCATGATGAGAACCGGCATGAAAACTTGGAAATTTAACATAGCTTATACTAGTAAATACTTGGCTATTGGTAATACCGTTCTGTGGAAACTGCTTCATCAAATTGCTTATCTATTTCTGCAAGGTATATTTCAAACAAGGTCGACCTACATGATCCAATGCATATATTAAACTTTTTAAAGATCACACAAAATCAGCAGGGACACACTTCAGAGTAAAAAGCAAACAGCTCACCGTGGCGGAATTGCTGCAGCGGTAAGAACTGGAGGTAGAAGCCATAATATGTGCGGTTTATTTTCTAATGACTGCCTTGCATACTCAAGAATGTCATTTTCCTGTTGGAGTTGAAATGTTTGGTTAAAGAGATCACCTTATGTTTTTTCTCAACCACGCATCAAAATGTGGGTTTTTCGTACTAGAAGGACCACACCGAGAAGACGCAAAAACAGATAACATCATTTCAAGATGGTATGCTAACAGCTTCTAGAAACTGAGAGGTCTTAGTGCAAAAGGGAAGATgataacaacaaagtggcaactgAGAAAAATATTTTACGTCCTGAGAAACCTCTGAAAGGCATGCTCCTTATAAATTATAACCAATAACGGCAGCATGCAGCCTATTGCTCAACTGTGAGGACGTTTTTGGAAATTCGGCAGCTCTCATCAATGAACGGTCGATGTCAACTTCTTGTGAGCTGCCAAAGCACGGTTCAGTAACTGTATAGTGGATTTGATTGCATCTAGTTATTAGTCTTCTTTTCAGATTGTTAGTAAGACAGCACTAGGGACTCATAGAGGGACATTGGATGACACAATGGTGCTTAACAGTACCGGTCCTTGAGGTGTAACTGTTTTGAAGTTCCTTCTAAATTTGCATTGCTGCCCACTTGGTTTACAGGGGTAGGATTCCTTCATTTAAAAATGCTTTCACCATAACTGATGTTTGCAAGAAATTGAAACTTAGTAAAAGTAAGCTGCAAACAAGACATAAGATAAAGACACAAAGAACCTTCAAATTAAGAATCTTGTCTGGGCATTCACCCCGATAAGTTCCCGGAAGCAACTGGTGCAGATCAGCATACTGCTTCGATATAGGAAGGGAACTAAAAGCATGCGACACGAAGCCCTCTATCAATAGGTCCCATCGCCTTGAAACCAAACCCAGCAAGCATATCTCCTGTAAAGACGATGCATATATACTGATGTTATAATGCAGACAATGAGTATACAGTAGTGCAGATGATTAAAGATAAGCCAAGAATAGGTACCATGACTTCAACGAGACCACTCTGACAAGAATCTACAGAAACTTTTGGTTCAAACACCTTCATCCACTGCTCCTTGGGAGCACTAAAGATAAAACTAGATCCGGACACAATCCGAACAGTGCGTTCATCAAGCAAGTATGACAAACACTTCCCTCTCCACTGTTTCCACAGAAGAAACTTCTCGATTGTTTGTGATTTTCTGAATTGTAAAGTCTAGGGTGAGTTCAAACTGAAGTATGCATGCTACCATGAAAAACAGAGGATAGAATACAGAAGCCGGTTGTTTAAAGGCTTATGTACCTAGGGATCACTGGGCTGCCTGGATCACTGAAGATGTTCTTCTTCACGCTGTCCCGAAGTGTGCGCAGCCCTCTCTCAGCCAGAGAAATGCACGATGCTGAATCCAGTCGTTCCAGAAGCTCGTTAACCAGAATCCGTGAATGACCCATAAACAAGGACTCTGCATACAGTCTATCAGAACTAGTGGtgggaactccggcttcaccgccaCTCTTGGTCCGCGTCAAACCAGACAGATCCATATTCCGGATCGACTTCACATACTCTTGGCACGCGTCGCGCCCACCGCCAGCGCCAATGCCTTCGATGTCCATCTCCACGACCGCCTCAAGAACAGCACTGATGTTCTCCACGCTCGTCGTCTCGGCTTTCAGAAAATGCTTTACGACCAGCTCGGTGGCCGTCGAAAGCGTCTCCGATCGCATGTCAGCAAGGCCCTGCACGGCACGAAGCACAACATCAGCACCCACATAATCATAACAAACATTTCATACATGAATCGGTTCATCGAAATCACCTTGGGGAAACCCGGGCTTGAGGCGAGCTCCGCGAGCGCCGCGTCGAACTCTCTCGCGGAATCCTCGTACTGCCCGGAGTCACGCAGGCTCCTGAATACCTGAACACGACAATGCAGGAGGAACAAATTATACAGCATTCAGCACACAAATCCCCGCGGGTGGCCAGCATGCGGCAATCTGAAGCGCGACACGAGCCAgggagcgagggagggagggagggagggaggggggggcGAGGGGCGTGGCACTACCTCCTCGAAGAAGAGCGCCCAGCGGAGGGCCTTCCGGACGTCGCCGGGGCGCCAGGTGACGGCGGCGCCGGAGGAGGCGcggccgccggcgaggacgaggaTGTCGACGAGCCCCGGCACCAGGGCGAGCGCCTCGTCCATGGCCGCCATTTCCTGCTCCTCCTACTCAGGCCCCCTCCTCGCAATTCCGGCTTCCTCGGGGACGTATCGGCGAGAAAACACCACCCAAACCCCGAAGCCCTAATTTCTTCCGCGCCCTCGTTTCACAAAACCACCTCATGCTATCCTGCATTTACGCTTCACAGCTGAGAAAGCCCCTGGCCGAGGACGCGGGTGAAGTTAGAAAAGCTCGCCAGGGGTGTGGGTGCATAACTGCCGCGAAGCCCTAGCCGCGGCCGCTATATAAGCGGGAGGATCGCCTCCCATCctccccctccgccgccgccgccgggtaCCGCCCCCTCTTTCCAAGATGTCGAAGCGAGGTACGGCGAAAAATCCCCCCCTTCCTCCATTTCTTCCCGGCATGGTCTTCCTTGGCCGCCTCGCCGTGTAGTCTGGTCTGGTCTGGTCTCGTAGTCCTTGTTGGATCGAGCGGTGTTGTGCGTCGATTTGTAGCGCGGAACGCCTGCTCTCTTGCTATGGTAGCCGCGATTTGTTCCCGTTCTTACTGCGAATTTGGTGGTAGTTTAGGTTTCGTCCGTGGTCAGGTATGGTGTGGATGATGTTTCACGGATGGAGTTTCTGTGGTCTTCAGAGGCTTTGGAAATGAGCGCGTATCTGTAGAATATGTGCTCCCATCTTTGGTAGATGCATGTGGCTGTAGCTTCACTGAGTCGAGAATTGCTGTCACGCATGGCAAATTAGTGTTTTTGTATCGACTTTTAGTCTGTTCTTGTAGCTTCTTTCCAGTGCAACAGATGTTATGCATGGTGATCGCCTTCTGTTTCTTtctggcatgcaatagtttagcagTACATCTTGAATGAATCATCTGAGCAGTTGCAGCTCTAGGGTCAAGTGTTTCCCAGATGCTTGTGTTGTATTTATCTTGGTTCAGTAAATAGATATAATCCTTACTTAGCTATGAGGGGACTTCCATGAATCATGTAATCATAGCACTGGTGTGTGTGCTGTTGTGCTTCTCTAGATTATTGGTTTAGTGTACTGAAGGTACATGGGTCCCTTTTATCTGACTATGTTCTTGTGTGTGCTTGTTCTTGAACTGCAGGGCGTGGAGGTTCCGCTGGAAACAAGTTCCGGATGTCGCTGGGTCTGCCGGTGGCAGCCACTGTGAACTGtgctgacaacactggtgccaagaACCTCTACATCATCTCCGTGAAGGGAATCAAGGGTCGTCTGAACAGGCTTCCTTCTGCCTGTGTTGGTGACATGGTTATGGCCACTGTCAAGAAGGGAAAGCCTGACCTGAGGAAGAAGGTCATGCCGGCTGTCATCGTGAGGCAGCGCAAGCCATGGCGCCGAAAGGACGGAGTCTTCATGTACTTTGAAGGTACTGCGAACGTGCTAAGTTCATATGATGAACGAGTCATTCTGCACTAGTTTACTTTAGTGATTTGATCTGCCCAGTGACCTTGCTCTCTATTAAGCTGTTAGTAGCCACTGTTTAATTTTTTGAAACCACTTGATGAACATTGTTGTGTGGAATGTCTGCAAGTTTACACTTGCGTGTCCTTACTAGGGAGGTTAAGTTCTAGTTCGAAAGAACATTTATTCATTATGCACACATATTCTATTGGATTGCTTCATTATTATCACATTTAGAGTGATCACCTTTTCACTGTGGTCATTTGCCACAATGAAGCACATATACAAATTGACCAGAATAACATCGTAGTGCAATCTTCTATCACATTATGCAATGACCCCTGGGCACATTGCATTTTTTCCTCTTTCATGTGAGAATTGTTTAGTCTTAACACTGTCTGAGACTTTCTGTGTCTGCATTCTGATCTGTCAACCTTTTTCTTTGCCAAGTGTTGTTGGGTAGTAGTTTATTTTGTTGAAAGTCAAATCTAATGTTTGGATTATGTCATATTTGCAGACAATGCTGGAGTCATTGTGAACCCAAAGGGAGAGATGAAAGGTATCAATCAGATCTTGGAGATTCAGTTTTGTTCTGCATGTTGCACCAAATCCTTATAACATATACTTGAAAGTAACTATCATTGAATCTGTGTTTACATGCTATTTGAGATTCAAAGCTTATAGCTAACTGAAGCAGATCAATACATTTAGGTTCAGTAGTTATTTCAATGCAACTTCTAACTATTATCATAGTTGGACGAACAGCCTGACTGATTcatgcatcaattgattgtgcagGTTCTGCCATCACCGGACCCATCGGGAAGGAGTGTGCCGACCTGTGGCCCAGGATTGCCAGCGCAGCAAACGCCATTGTCTGATCACTGGAGCAgctagatgatcaaagctttgatAGCATGTCCctcttttcttctagtttattattactTGTGGCACTTGAGGATGAGTTTCCTGGATTATGTAATGCTGCTGGATTATGGCCTGCTAGCTTTCGTAAGATTTTGCACTGTGGTTTTGGCTACTGAGATTTGGCGTGTTCGAACCTGAAAGAGCTTTTGATCGAAATTTATCTCTGTTGTGGCCATCATTCACCTTCGAAGTCTGGCTTGGATGTTAATTAGTCTATTGATAAGTGTGCTAGCTTTTGGTGGCATGTGTCCAAAAATTTCTAAGCATATTGAGCTGCAAATATGCAGATGGCATGAAACAAAAAGAGCACAGTTCTGAAGAATGTTTTGTCCTTTCAATGTAGCAATaataattttcagattttttgttaTTTTGCTGTTGCCAGAGGAAATAACAAACTCTGGCCAAGTTGGACATGGACCGATTCGTGCCAATCGGCTAAGAGCTACTCATCCAACTGCTCTGTATCATAAAAAAAAACTAAGCTCCTGTATCTGAAACAGCAACTCCAACAGCTCCGTATGTCAAAACCATGTCGTTTGGGGAAGTTGGGGCAAAAAAGCTCTCCAACAAGTCCCGTGAACCCAGAATAATTTTATCGGATCATGTAAACTAACCCCAAACTCACCACAATTTTACCAGAATAATTTTGTCGGATCATGTAAACTAACCCCAAACTCACCACAATTTTACGGGATCATGTAAACTAGCCCCAACCGCATCACGTGTTCAGGGCTGAAACTTCAACTGCTCCTCACTCCTTGAGGACACCTGGCGGCGTTTTTTTGCCCAAAAAGGCCCACACACGTCCCCAGTGTCCGAGGACGTCAAAATAGCGGCAGCAAACCCAGCGCGATGGAGTCTTTTTGGGGCACCGACGAAAGTTTTGGCGAATCGTGTCTCCCCAGATGTCCTTTTTCTTGGTTCACTTAATCAGTTTCCTCACAAACTTGTGATTGAGGTGGGGTGTGGCTCGGAAGATGCCCTCCCCCATACACTCCTATTTCGGTTGGATGAAGCATTTGGCCCCCCAAGACACCAACGATTTTGGTCTGATGGTGTTCTTGGAGGCTCCAttggttggagatgctctaaggcatTAAGAGATATTCTTGACCCAATTTTCcatgttttaaaaaaattgtacttcctccgtcacagtttagaaggcatgcaCGCGTATCGAGAttgtcaatttgacttatataaaatatattatttaacataaaaattatgtcAATAGAAAAtataacatctaaagtttctaattatatattttttgttatatatgtctctcattaagttggtcaaattgacgacctagatataTGTACCGGACTTGTAAACTGAGACGGAGAGAGTACCACAATGCCTTCGCtaatttattttttcttattcatTGTAGATGAATGCTCTTATTCAATCTTTTTTCGAGGAATTGTCCTCCGACGAGGATGAAGAAATCAAACTTGTGATGATTTTGTATGCAAACATGATGGCAAACAAGAAGCCGAAGTAGGcaaacctttgccttgcgcatagtccaTTTAAGCTAGATGATAACGatcttgtcctcctcaagatggaccacctttcttgattgtgtcggctccatcaagactagtagattgctcccacatactccactatgggtgagacactcttcggcacatcttcacaagtccattgtcaccatAATGGATGGCAAGATTAatgcatgatctcttcgtgatgcttcACCTGAACTTGTACACCGCAAACTTGATAACGATCACCACtttatgtcatcctccatgggtatatgagatcttcctcttcatgcaagcccatggacacgtactgtcacgcccaagatgcgaccctatcctcaatttggcacgagggcctcgtcagggatagaagcgcatctcatcgtgtcgcaagaatggatatcgttacaagtacatgtactgaaaagaagagatatatagaattggcttacactcgccacaagctaca
This genomic stretch from Hordeum vulgare subsp. vulgare chromosome 6H, MorexV3_pseudomolecules_assembly, whole genome shotgun sequence harbors:
- the LOC123401589 gene encoding protein PHOSPHATE STARVATION RESPONSE 1-like produces the protein MSQFRNGEVPRFLSSDINIVPVLSEVIVPSFPEYRTSYSQRDLCSSSITSFDTLCQPYVSPSNFTSDLRINNGSPGGKLSFGSHVTAISGCDTSLPSAHSSYTGNPDYLRMAYPKVSEEIRWGQEPLPGVFEYPATIDVSDRRNVIVSQQSQEIITIDHITHLAEQKEWYSSGSSEQFLRSSGSGGSVLKAADASTTPSNYAYFHGQKNRSNSFNVDELCSDNLPSSDTTPTKSRMRWTPELHEKFVDAVDKLGGSEKATPKAVQKVMKVEGLTIYHVKSHLQKYRTVRHQSESSDVGTSVERSNHMDEVCSQNIKHMEASEGLRTQIGLQKQLHAQLELQRKMQLQVEEHSKYLEMVIARQGESLKQLGALPRFQHSSTPAVDHKEAYREQTADTDSAEGSHPEKE
- the LOC123401588 gene encoding LOW QUALITY PROTEIN: uncharacterized protein LOC123401588 (The sequence of the model RefSeq protein was modified relative to this genomic sequence to represent the inferred CDS: inserted 1 base in 1 codon), translating into MAAMDEALALVPGLVDILVLAGGRASSGAAVTWRPGDVRKALRWALFFEEVFRSLRDSGQYEDSAREFDAALAELASSPGFPKGLADMRSETLSTATELVVKHFLKAETTSVENISAVLEAVVEMDIEGIGAGGGRDACQEYVKSIRNMDLSGLTRTKSGGEAGVPTTSSDRLYAESLFMGHSRILVNELLERLDSASCISLAERGLRTLRDSVKKNIFSDPGSPVIPRKSQTIEKFLLWKQWRGKCLSYLLDERTVRIVSGSSFIFSAPKEQWMKVFEPKVSVDSCQSGLVEVMEICLLGLVSRRWDLLIEGFVSHAFSSLPISKQYADLHQLLPGTYRGECPDKILNLKENDILEYARQSLENKPHILWLLPPVLTAAAIPPRSTLFEIYLAEIDKQFDEAVSTERKCNCRRDGIEQHDSCEVAERIQCLYAFHVQQXSSNGSVVAVVQDNTCDLQCALQLQVIDFPGWLQ
- the LOC123401590 gene encoding 60S ribosomal protein L23 — its product is MSKRGRGGSAGNKFRMSLGLPVAATVNCADNTGAKNLYIISVKGIKGRLNRLPSACVGDMVMATVKKGKPDLRKKVMPAVIVRQRKPWRRKDGVFMYFEDNAGVIVNPKGEMKGSAITGPIGKECADLWPRIASAANAIV